CCCACAAGCTCTGCTACATAAATTTGGTCTTGAGTGCTTGCTACATCTCACTTTGCATAGTCCTCCACAatctgtttatttatttattatttttttaaaaaaaacaataataaatcgAACAAACTCTTTGAATTCTCTTCGAGTGTTTGACTAAGTTTCTAAGCTGATCAAATTACGCGTTCTGATTTTATCTTATTACAAAAAGAGAAAGTATAGTTAAGTGCTTATTGTCATAAATTGGTCATTCTTTTGACTTATGgttattagttttataaaaacTTTTGGTTTAACGAAAAATCTTTAATATTTCTCTCTCATTTTCAACTTTCACCATTtatgtcctttttttttctttattaaagaGATGCatataaatttacaaaatctgaaaaaagtTCCAAGGCTACTTtagtcattttcaaaaaaaaacaatttatgtacattttatattaatataaataatgatttGTTATAGTTCTGAtaataagtattattatttatatatgatataaaacgtagataaattattcttttttctatacaaacaaaaaaacaatttattcataaaatttgttaGCATCTAATGAAAATAGTgtcttattattttcttttcaattaaaatatattgagaaATGAAACTTACCCACATATGGCAAGAGTCTCCTGTTACCTCCTTTCACCACCTAACAAAGATTTGCAAAACCAATATGAACAATTAAGAGGGTAAAAAAGAGAATTATTCTCGTCCCTAAAACATATCacgtgaaaaattaaaacaaaaaaattatcaaaattacgacaaacaaattaaaacaacaGGAGGTAACACTACTAGTGTGAGACACTCTTAATATACCTTTTTTTACTCTTATTTTCACATATGTTAATTAGGACAAATAATTTCTATGatgtttagtttaaattatcattttttttggttaaataatttttaaaaaaagagtaaagTGAAGTACCTGATTTTGGTGGTCTTCAATGTCAATATCAGAAGAGACCTACAAGCAAAGAACATTAATACATATAATTAGACTAGTACTAACACACAAAAAGATAGTTTTaacaacaaaatcataaaagagTTAGGTGATTAACTAATTAATGGTTCAAAAATTTTACTTGTAGTAGGCAGAAGAGGAAGAAGGTGAAAATAAGAAGCAATCTtgaagacattttttttttttttgagtttttgaatgaaatattttatttttggtattttgccTAAGTTTTTTTCTTGTAGTTTGTGATGACTACTttgttactttttattttttggggggTGTAACAAAGTCAGTGCCCAACAATTTATAGGAATCTTGTGATCTAATTGCCCCTAGTTTTTACTTTAAATAACAGATCATAAAGTGGACTAGTCAATCCTTACCTTCTTTTAATTAAGTAGGTATATTGTAGtctgattaattaattatgattcGTATCGAAAAGTTTTATTTAGAGTAAATACTtcatattaaaagtgaattatattaaaaaaatttagaagttaGAATAATCTTGAATTTCTGAGTTCGAAGTTTAAaggttataaaatattaataaaaattttaaaacggtatataaaattttatattaattaaaatggtgAAATCGTTGGAAAACCTCCGCTGGAGCGATTTTGTAGaatgtgattttttaaaagaaaaaattaaagaaaatcaattttaaaaaaataaaataaaataaaaatcgatgcctagcagcgattttgctttttccgacGGAGGAAATTGTTGTTGTACTGTtctggttaatataaaattttatataccgttttaaaatttttattaatattttataccttttAAACTCTTGACTCTTAGAATTCCTTATATTGAgtacttcttttctttcttttgttgttattgttatataCAAAATAAGAATTCTAATATTGAGATAGGAGAagtgttataattttttaagggattaattaacaacaaaacacatattaagtatttttaaactaataaaCTGTGGTTAGTTTAGGAGGTTTTGAAATACAACTCAACTTTGTATAAAACATAGAATTGatattataaacaaaaatatcatttagaATAGTTAAAGTAATATCATAATCTCCAATAAAAGTTTACGGAACAATCATTAGTAAGAAGAGTGTGTTCGAACAATTGTATAATGCTTTTTTCATGAGCTAATTTTTAAGATTGAAGTAGATTCAAAGTTCatttctataaattaaattatttaactaatttaagtcatttttagtcaaaaatatattttttttaaaccaaaaacaTAACAATAGGTAAATTTGGATCTACTtcaaataacaatttttaactattttcaaaatttgatggAAGGAACATGTGGTACTCATAATGGGAGATGTACAGCAAAAGAGTAGAGATTCTTAAAGCAAACACTAATGAATGAAGTGGAAGAATTAATTAATCTATCTCTTTTTTAATCTGTCATTACTCATTATCTTAACATGTTAAAAAATGAGtaatcattttattatattcctcaaatatatttttatatttaatgtattgGAAAAATGATTGTAGTTATTAATAAGAGTTTAGAACTAAAAAtgataatgtaaaaaataaaaatagatatataGTTTTATAGTCCCGCTGTCCACTTTTTAACTGTCATGCTacgttttttaaaaattgatttgactaaatttaaaggtatattgaatattatattaatatattataagaatATTTCTGTATTTTTTGGCAAATTTAGAAGTTTCAGTGGGCTCTAAACTCAACGCAATGGTCCTAGAAACAGGCTTGAGACAGACAATAGACAAACAAATGTGGCATGCCAAAACAAAGATTCAATGTAAAGCTGCTGAATTTAACAAACTTTACTAAGTGGCCATCACATCTTCTGTGGGTTGCAATTGGAATATTTGCTCCGCCCAGTAAAATAAAGAGGTTATTTTCGATATACTCAATTTAGCTAagaatttaatatatacaagagaagaaaaagagtaGAACATGAAAATAAAACGATGACATATAAAACCGCTTAGTGATGTAGTGTTTGAGATGGAGCTTCCTCAAAATCTGCACTACTTgcctcaaaaaaaaaacagtacgTACAAAGagacaaaaaatacaaaagataattattattttacttccattaattattattcttacgtaatttaaaattttaaatccgCCTCTACGACATATTCATTTGACATGTCATTTAGAGAGGTTAGACACATTTCATATTCATCAGCTCTGTCCTGAAAACACGCTGTTCAAAGTAATTTTGAAGAGTTATCCACTGAATTCTTAAAGACTGAAAACCCCAGCTGGCCAAACTTATCCAGCTAAAttctgtttttttgttttttgaaaactttacaAGTTCATGTAAATTTTTTCAAACTACTAAAATGACCAAATAAATTTAACATATCCCTCTGTATTTTTTTTCGAGGGGATGGATTAGCATTTAGAACACAGCACAATTATCATATTACTTTAAAACAGTTGAATGACAAACTAAAAGTAAGTTAATTCTGTCCTGCAACACGAAAATAAGCGTAAAAGAACAACTCACAAGAGTTTCAAACTAGAGAATGAATATGAAATGGTGAATAGAAGTAATCTCTATATACTTGCCACTAATGTTTCAGAAACGGAatgttatttatcaaaatttccaCCGTCCCCCCGCTCAAAATGATTCAGTCACAAAGGGGAGCTGAGGTCGGACTCTTAGGAATATCAttggtaaaagaaaaaaaaatactcaccTATGCAGCCCTGCCCCAACCTCAAGAATGAAAGCAGGGAGAAAAATAAATCTGATCTAAGGAATGTGGTATTTTAGAACATAACAGCAAGCTCCTTCTCAGTCATCTCAAATACATGGTCTCTTGCATCTGTGAGAGCTGTCTGAAATTCGGAAATCCGTCCGGATATTGTAAGGAACAAAAAATCGCGTAAAACAGGTAAAATAAGAGAGTAATGTTATATCATTTGAAGTTACCTGTCCTAATTTGGTGAGGAAGTTACTGGCAAGATTTAAAGATGTGAGTCTAACATCTTCATTTGCTTTAAGTGCTTGAGCGATAGAAAAAGCTCCTTCATCCTGTGCGCAAGAGAAACTAAGTTAATACAAGATGATACCTTTATCAAGACAGGTGGTTGTACTTGTACTGGAAAAGAGTTGCATACTCTAATTTCATTGAACCCTAAATTGAGTGTCATCAAAGATTCATTGACTACTTTCAAACTCCGAGCAAGGCAGATTGCACCCTGAAAAGGGATATAGTTCATGTACTTTTGAGGGAAATTAAAGATTGTGGCAGAATAGGAGAACTATAAACTTTGAATGAACCTCGTCTCTAAGTCCATTGGCTCGCAAGTCTAGAGTTGATATGGTACTATTGTACTTCAACATATCGGCAAAATGTTCTGCACCTTTGGCTCCGATCTGCAACAAAATTAGTTGAGCACGCTAAAAAAGTTTGCAAAAGAGGGGGCATCTATATGAAACAATCAATGTATTACCTGACACCAACCAAGCATGAGATCTTTCACATTTCCATGAAACTTGAGTACCTCTGCTAATGCCATTGCCCCCTCTGGTCCAATGGGGTTGTAACCAAGTTCTAACTGTTTGTGAGAAATTTTAAAGATAATGTATTTGATTTGGTCCAATAAATCGGTAAAAGTAAGATGAACTCACGGAGGTAATGACAGAATTATCTTTCAGAACTTCTGCTATGGCACTAATACCCTTAGCATGTATGTCATTGCCCCCCTGTAAAATTCACAGAATTTCAGCAATAAGAgcaaatagaaaataatgctCTGGTAAGATTAAGAAACCCAACCTCTTCCGtgaacaaaaacaagaaaatattaaataaaatagaaaagaagaaacaatTCTCACAAGATCAACATTAGTTATCGAGCGGTTCTCCTTCAAAGCTTCTGCAATCTTTTCAGCTCCCTGATGGATATGATgtaaatggagaaaaaaagaagggaaagtcAATGCATATCAAGAGATCGAGTCTGGATCTGCGACGTAAGAAATCAAATACCTTATTTATGGGGACAGGTTAAACTTTATCCTTCAAATATAACTGtggataaaataaatacatcGTCTATGCAAAAATGGACACGTTTGGTTTCTCAAGTGAAAAGCTTGGTTAGCTGAGAAGAGTCTTTTACATAATAAAGGAAGAAAACTGTGAAAGTTTTAAGTGGTTCAATTACCTCATCTTTAATGTCATTCATATAGAGATTCAACCACAGTAAGCTTTTGCTTTTTTTGACGTATTCGGCAACATGAAATGCTCCTCTTGCAGTAATTGAATTGTTGGCAAGGTCAAGTAAGACAAGTTTCCCTGCAGACATATAATGGTGACCTTTCAAAAAAGATGCAAAGGACACAACGCCAATATATGTTTAAAGAGAATGGTTAATGATATCCAATAAGCAAACCTTTACGCAAAGACAGGCCAGAGATTAATGCCCGTACTCCTTCATCGCCAACAGAGTTCCCCTGCAAATAAAGTTCCTGCAtataaaaaatcttttcaaaCACATTTGAATAGCAGGTGCATGTTTATGATATACAGTAATATGTAAATAGTAGCCCATTCCCATTTTGGGCAGAACAGATCTAGCTTCAACCTCGGATTGTTGGTGAGGAACATTATGAAACCGCCGAAAGAAGTTTATTTAATAACATGAGGGCATTTCACAGTTAATCACAGTGTCAGCAGACACAGAGGAAAtcgaaaaatttgaaaagaaaagctCTTCTATACAATCAAATGGAAACAtgaataacaacaacaagacCTTACTCATACCTTGTAGAGGTAGGGAGGttgtttccaaaaaaaattaaaaaggaaggAAATATGAGTGCAGAAGTTGAATAACAAGAAACATTGCAATGACACAGAAGCAAGATATCAAGGCTAACAAAAAGCTCAATTATTTGCTAAGTCAAATTACAAGAACAGAAAAAAGAGCAAAAGGCGAAGGGTCACAGTGGGAGGAAGGAATTGATTAGAAATATACCCTCAAGGACTTATTGCTCTCCAAGCCTTTAGCCAGTGCTGCAGCCCCTAAAGCACCACCATAATTGCCGCTGAACAGTTAATTAAAGCacataattaaaagatataagggaaataaaaattaatatgccTTCCCTCACAAATTAAAATCCACGTCTTtctcccccacccccaccctccCCCTCCAAACCAATAAagcaaaaacaaataattaactGCTACGTTTGACATATGACAAATGAGGATGGGCACAGAAGACAGCAGAACAAATTTTGCTTACTTGAGATGCAAGGATTGTAAAGTTTTATTCTCAAGAAGTGATCCAGCAAGACCTGAAAATCCCTATTCCATATCCAAATCAAACATGTTTTCCTTCAGAAACCGAGATGATAATAACTAGGAAATACAAATCACAAGTTCTGCATAATAACATACAGAATAGTCAATCAGATTATTGTTTAGTTCAAGAACACGCaaggttgaattttttttcagcATTTCACCGATGGCTTTGGCTCCCTGTAAAATTCAGACAAACCATTGCAGAGAAATTTAGGCAATAATTTACCAGAAAGCAGAAAATACCATCGCAAGTTAGCAACAGAACTTTAATTTAATGCTAAAGGCATGTTCAAGACCTCATCTCCTAAGCCAGTGCTGTTCAACTGGAGCTTTTGAATACCAGAGTTATTTGCCAGTATATCACATAGACACTGCAAACATAAATTAACACCAAATAGTCATGATTGATCCTGAAGTGCCAAGGTGGAGATGAGAAATACAATACAAAGCATGATATTAAAATACACATGTTAATTTGGTATAACAGTTAGACCAAGTGCAAAGAGAAAGTTAGGATCTGCTTATTAGTCATCTGTATTCCAAGAACTCACTGCTTTGGATTTTCACCTATCATCTGTGCATTACCTTGGCTCCTTCATCCCCAATAGCATTTCCAGATAGGTTAAGAGTCTTTAGAGCAATATTTGATTGCAATATACCATCAAAGGCCTTCAATCCATCTGCAGTTATTCCATTAGCAGCAAAGTTTACTTCCTCAGCTGTCTGGAAATCACATGAAAGGAAATGCAGTGTACATTGGTAAAGGAACCAAACTTGCGCAAAAACATACTTCCAGAAAAAAAGAAGCTAAAGATTGTATTTTTACTTGTCTGCATTACAGCATTATGGTTTCATCCTCTTGAGTCAACAGGATGGACCGTAATAAATAATGGCATACTCTACACTGATAACAGAGAGGGGGGACAAAAGACATTACCTGATTATATGCTAAACTCTCTGCTAGGAAAAAGAGCCCCTCGTCTCCAAAGT
This DNA window, taken from Solanum lycopersicum chromosome 5, SLM_r2.1, encodes the following:
- the LOC101265234 gene encoding snakin-2-like, which encodes MSSRLLLIFTFFLFCLLQVSSDIDIEDHQNQVVKGGNRRLLPYVDCGGLCKVRCSKHSRPNLCSRACGTCCMRCKCVPPGTFGNREICGKCYTDMTTHGNKTKCP
- the LOC101265540 gene encoding uncharacterized protein — translated: MGSSSTFSLCSHPTVNFEFNGRKVGYGLQKSLSSSSSYCLIHISPISISSRRRKCVQLRRVTVRAASSSSTGSRRSMSTRRVYKESQAQTPALPVDRIVSFVVPAGAFVVISFVLWKLVEKILLPKPANTTSEESKSTQGLKWSIAAGTNLLPGFGAKIERESKLRLNDFAKELRSFSIVDMSGRNFGDEGLFFLAESLAYNQTAEEVNFAANGITADGLKAFDGILQSNIALKTLNLSGNAIGDEGAKCLCDILANNSGIQKLQLNSTGLGDEGAKAIGEMLKKNSTLRVLELNNNLIDYSGFSGLAGSLLENKTLQSLHLNGNYGGALGAAALAKGLESNKSLRELYLQGNSVGDEGVRALISGLSLRKGKLVLLDLANNSITARGAFHVAEYVKKSKSLLWLNLYMNDIKDEGAEKIAEALKENRSITNVDLGGNDIHAKGISAIAEVLKDNSVITSLELGYNPIGPEGAMALAEVLKFHGNVKDLMLGWCQIGAKGAEHFADMLKYNSTISTLDLRANGLRDEGAICLARSLKVVNESLMTLNLGFNEIRDEGAFSIAQALKANEDVRLTSLNLASNFLTKLGQTALTDARDHVFEMTEKELAVMF